The following coding sequences lie in one Vicugna pacos chromosome 5, VicPac4, whole genome shotgun sequence genomic window:
- the HSPD1 gene encoding 60 kDa heat shock protein, mitochondrial, giving the protein MLRLPAVLRQIRPVSRALAPHLTRAYAKDVKFGADARALMLQGVDLLADAVAVTMGPKGRTVIIEQSWGSPKVTKDGVTVAKSIDLKDKYKNIGAKLVQDVANNTNEEAGDGTTTATVLARSIAKEGFEKISKGANPVEIRRGVMLAVDAVIAELKKQSKPVTTPEEIAQVATISANGDKEIGNIISDAMKKVGRKGVITVKDGKTLNDELEIIEGMKFDRGYISPYFINTSKGQKCEFQDAYVLLSEKKISSVQSIVPALEIANAHRKPLVIIAEDVDGEALSTLVLNRLKVGLQVVAVKAPGFGDNRKNQLKDMAIATGGAVFGEEGLTLNLEDVQPHDLGKVGEVIVTKDDAMLLKGKGDKAQIEKRIQEIIEQLDITTSEYEKEKLNERLAKLSDGVAVLKVGGTSDVEVNEKKDRVTDALNATRAAVEEGIVLGGGCALLRCIPALDSITPANEDQKIGIEIIKRTLKIPAMTIAKNAGVEGSLIVEKILQSSSEVGYDAMLGDFVNMVEKGIIDPTKVVRTALLDAAGVASLLTTAEVVVTEIPKEEKDPAMGGMGGMGGGMGGGMF; this is encoded by the exons ATGCTTCGATTACCCGCAGTCCTTCGCCAGATTAGGCCAGTGTCCAGAGCACTGGCTCCTCATCTCACTCGGGCTTATGCCAAAGATGTAAAATTTGGTGCAGATGCCCGAGCCTTAATGCTTCAAGGTGTAGACCTTTTAGCCGATGCTGTAGCCGTTACTATGGGGCCCAAG GGAAGGACAGTGATTATTGAACAGAGTTGGGGAAGTCCCAAAGTGACAAAAGATGGTGTGACTGTTGCAAAGTCCATTGACTTAaaggataaatataaaaatattggcGCTAAACTTGTTCAAGATGTTGCCAATAACACAAACGAAGAGGCTGGTGATGGCACCACTACTGCGACTGTACTAGCACGTTCTATTGCCAAGGAAGGGTTCGAGAAGATTAGCAAAGGTGCTAATCCAGTGGAAATCAGGAGAG GGGTGATGCTAGCTGTTGATGCTGTAATTGCTGAACTTAAGAAGCAGTCTAAACCTGTCACAACCCCTGAAGAGATTGCCCAG GTTGCTACGATTTCTGCAAATGGAGACAAAGAAATTGGTAACATCATTTCTGATGCAATGAAAAAGGTTGGAAGAAAGGGCGTTATCACAGTAAAG GATGGAAAAACACTGAATGATGAATTAGAAATTATTGAAGGCATGAAGTTTGATAGAGGTTATATTTCTCCATACTTTATTAATACATCAAAAG GTCAGAAATGTGAATTCCAAGATGCCTATGTTTTGTtgagtgaaaagaaaatttctagtGTCCAGTCCATTGTTCCTGCTCTTGAAATTGCCAATGCTCACCGTAAGCCCTTGGTCATAATTGCTGAAGATGTGGATGGAGAAGCTCTGAGTACACTCGTTTTGAACAG GCTGAAAGTTGGTCTCCAGGTTGTAGCAGTCAAAGCTCCAGGTTTTGGTGACAATAGAAAGAACCAGCTTAAAGACATGGCTATTGCTACTGGTGGAGca GTATTTGGAGAAGAGGGACTGACTCTAAATCTTGAAGATGTTCAGCCTCATGACTTAGGAAAAGTTGGAGAGGTCATTGTGACCAAAGATGATGCCATGCTCTTGAAAGGAAAAGGTGACAAAGCTCAAATTGAAAAGCGTATTCAAGAAATCATCGAGCAGTTAGATATCACAACCagtgaatatgaaaaggaaaaactgaatgaACGTCTGGCAAAACTCTCAGATGGTGTAGCTGTGCTGAAG GTTGGTGGAACAAGTGATGTtgaagtaaatgaaaagaaagacagaGTTACTGATGCCCTTAATGCTACACGAGCTGCTGTTGAAGAAGGCATTGTTCTAGGAGGGGGCTGTGCCTTGCTTCGGTGCATTCCAGCTTTGGATTCAATAACTCCAGCTAATGAAGATCAAAAAATTG gaatagaaattattaaaagaaCACTCAAAATTCCTGCAATGACCATTGCTAAGAATGCCGGTGTTGAAGGATCATTGATAGTTGAGAAAATTTTGCAGAGTTCTTCAGAAGTTGGTTATGATGCTATGCTTGGAGATTTTGTGAATATGGTGGAAAAAGGAATCATTGATCCAACTAAG GTTGTAAGAACGGCATTGCTGGATGCTGCTGGAGTGGCCTCTCTGTTAACTACAGCAGAAGTTGTAGTCACAGAAATTCCTAAGGAAGAGAAGGATCCTGCCATGGGTGGAATGGGTGGAATGGGAGGTGGTATGGGAGGCGGGATGTTCTAA
- the HSPE1 gene encoding 10 kDa heat shock protein, mitochondrial isoform X2: MAGQAFRKFLPLFDRVLVERSAAETVTKGGIMLPEKSQGKVLQATVVAVGSGSKGKGGEIQPVSVKVGDKVLLPEYGGTKVVLDDKDYFLFRDGDILGKYVD, translated from the exons ATG GCAGGACAGGCATTTAGAAAGTTTCTCCCCCTCTTTGACCGCGTATTAGTTGAAAGGAGTGCAGCCGAAACTGTAACCAAAGGAGGCATTATGCTTccagaaaaatctcaggggaaagTATTGCAGGCAACAGTAGTAGCTGTTGGATCGGGCTCTAAAGGAAAG GGTGGAGAGATTCAACCAGTTAGTGTGAAAGTTGGAGATAAAGTACTTCTCCCAGAATATGGAGGCACCAAAGTAGTTCTAGATGACAAG GATTATTTCTTATTTAGAGATGGTGACATTCTTGGAAAATATGTAGACTGA